The following proteins are co-located in the Paenibacillus sp. FSL H8-0079 genome:
- a CDS encoding metalloregulator ArsR/SmtB family transcription factor, whose protein sequence is MQLEKIVAYHKALADPTRLRMLLLLAQGELHGQALAERLNLSQPTVTHHASKLREAALIKERREKNTVYFTLNPSFIRENAQASVDFIFNREEVTDMSDVNETLKASVMRNFFSKDGRLRQIPAQYKKKLIVLGHLVEQLEFGRKYTEKEINTFIQKYHEDFATIRREFIMHQFMYREEEIYELNPKEMWTRWDQVQ, encoded by the coding sequence ATGCAGCTGGAGAAAATTGTGGCTTATCATAAAGCGTTGGCTGACCCGACCCGGCTTCGCATGCTGCTGTTGTTGGCACAGGGTGAACTGCACGGACAGGCACTTGCCGAGCGGCTGAATCTGTCACAGCCAACCGTGACACATCATGCATCCAAGCTGAGAGAGGCAGCGCTGATTAAGGAAAGACGGGAGAAAAATACAGTGTATTTCACACTCAATCCTTCGTTTATCCGCGAAAATGCACAGGCTTCGGTTGATTTTATCTTTAATCGAGAGGAGGTTACGGATATGAGTGATGTGAACGAAACATTGAAAGCGTCTGTTATGAGAAATTTTTTCTCCAAAGATGGACGACTGCGTCAGATTCCGGCTCAATACAAGAAAAAGTTGATTGTACTTGGTCATCTGGTAGAGCAACTTGAATTTGGTCGGAAGTACACAGAGAAAGAAATCAATACATTTATACAGAAGTATCATGAAGATTTCGCCACCATTCGGCGGGAATTTATCATGCATCAGTTCATGTATCGGGAAGAGGAGATCTATGAATTGAATCCGAAGGAAATGTGGACGCGTTGGGATCAGGTCCAATAG
- the rsgA gene encoding ribosome small subunit-dependent GTPase A: MGGIFILDNHIEKYGWSAKWQELWQETGMEEQERKPARIIADHGQLQRLITEEGECWGRISGRMRHDSLETSLVPAVGDWVAITGQAGEEAIIHHLVPRRSRVSRQAAGPVTKEQLIAANVDILLIVAALNHDFNLRRLERYVLMAWNGGVRPVIVLSKSDLCNNVEVQIRSVEGIAPGVEVLAISAVEGQGKSLLERYLQPGLTVALTGSSGSGKSTLVNWMMGEDVQLTQSVREGDSRGRHTTTHREMFVLPQGAVLIDTPGMRELNLWDEGNDGLSHAFGEIEELAATCRFLDCSHTREAGCAVKEAVQDGSLDEKRLNNYLKMQKELQYQQRKEEVASRRRTASSKPVNSRKPKHSRSVKEWEEA, translated from the coding sequence TTGGGAGGAATTTTTATTTTAGATAACCATATTGAGAAGTACGGCTGGTCTGCAAAGTGGCAGGAACTGTGGCAAGAGACAGGGATGGAAGAGCAGGAGAGAAAGCCAGCCAGAATTATCGCAGACCATGGACAACTGCAACGTTTGATTACAGAAGAGGGCGAATGCTGGGGAAGAATTTCGGGCCGAATGCGTCATGATAGTCTGGAGACCAGCTTGGTACCAGCGGTTGGGGATTGGGTGGCCATTACAGGTCAGGCAGGTGAAGAAGCAATTATTCACCATCTGGTGCCACGTCGGAGCAGGGTATCGAGACAGGCGGCAGGTCCGGTGACCAAGGAACAATTAATCGCCGCAAACGTAGATATACTGCTGATCGTTGCAGCACTTAATCATGATTTCAACCTTAGACGACTCGAAAGATACGTGCTGATGGCCTGGAATGGTGGCGTAAGGCCAGTCATTGTCTTGAGTAAAAGTGATCTGTGCAACAATGTGGAAGTACAGATCCGAAGTGTAGAAGGGATTGCTCCAGGCGTTGAAGTGCTTGCGATATCTGCAGTGGAGGGTCAAGGTAAATCCTTACTGGAACGATACTTGCAGCCAGGGCTGACTGTTGCGCTCACAGGATCTTCTGGCAGTGGCAAGTCTACGCTGGTGAACTGGATGATGGGTGAGGATGTGCAGCTTACGCAATCCGTCCGCGAGGGAGATAGTCGTGGGAGACATACGACAACACACCGGGAGATGTTTGTACTTCCACAGGGAGCCGTATTGATTGATACTCCAGGAATGCGCGAGCTTAATCTCTGGGATGAGGGCAATGATGGGCTGTCGCATGCGTTTGGAGAAATTGAAGAACTTGCGGCCACGTGCAGATTTCTGGATTGCAGTCATACGCGGGAAGCTGGATGTGCAGTGAAAGAGGCCGTACAGGATGGTTCATTGGATGAAAAAAGACTGAATAATTATCTGAAAATGCAGAAGGAATTGCAATATCAGCAACGCAAGGAAGAAGTGGCATCCAGAAGGCGTACCGCTTCCAGCAAACCGGTCAATAGTCGCAAACCCAAGCACTCCCGTAGTGTGAAAGAGTGGGAGGAAGCCTGA
- a CDS encoding L,D-transpeptidase: protein MPDYRIIVDLSDHMLYLLDGNQVIKGYPVATGKMLTQTPNGEFTIINKQSNPGGPFGVLWMGLSAPHYGIHGTNEPWFIGKSVSHGCIRMYNSDVLDLSSKVSVGTRVTIRP, encoded by the coding sequence ATGCCAGATTACAGGATTATTGTAGATCTGTCTGACCACATGTTATATCTTCTGGACGGCAATCAGGTGATTAAGGGCTATCCTGTGGCCACCGGCAAGATGCTCACGCAAACTCCAAACGGGGAGTTCACTATTATTAACAAACAATCGAATCCAGGTGGGCCATTTGGCGTGCTCTGGATGGGGCTGTCTGCTCCCCATTATGGCATACACGGAACCAATGAGCCCTGGTTTATTGGCAAATCCGTCTCCCATGGTTGTATACGCATGTACAACTCGGATGTACTGGATCTGTCTTCCAAGGTATCTGTAGGCACGAGAGTAACGATCCGGCCGTAG
- a CDS encoding GNAT family N-acetyltransferase: MQIRQAREGDAQGIAHVHTESWKTTYRGIVPDDFLDHLTIESRLSQWEKTIRSGEKDQILVVAEQDDGNIVGFACGGKEREGKLAYDGELYAIYLLKEVQQTGLGQRMATHVVHHLRTLNMKSLIIWALERNSACRFYEKMGGTPVHTQSIRIAGQDLIEVGYGWEDMSFFGDKKPA, from the coding sequence ATGCAGATCAGGCAGGCGCGTGAAGGGGATGCGCAGGGAATAGCCCATGTACATACAGAGAGTTGGAAAACAACATATCGCGGAATTGTGCCCGACGATTTTTTGGATCATTTGACTATAGAATCAAGATTGTCTCAGTGGGAGAAGACTATTCGTTCTGGCGAAAAGGATCAGATCCTGGTGGTAGCTGAACAGGATGATGGGAACATTGTCGGATTTGCTTGTGGGGGTAAGGAACGTGAAGGCAAATTAGCTTATGATGGAGAGCTGTACGCCATATATTTGCTGAAGGAAGTGCAACAAACGGGTCTAGGTCAGCGAATGGCAACACATGTGGTTCATCATCTGCGAACCCTTAATATGAAAAGTTTGATCATATGGGCCTTGGAGCGTAATTCAGCTTGTCGCTTCTATGAGAAGATGGGAGGTACTCCAGTCCATACACAGTCCATCCGCATCGCTGGTCAAGATTTGATTGAAGTTGGCTACGGATGGGAAGATATGAGCTTCTTTGGAGACAAAAAGCCTGCCTGA
- a CDS encoding aldehyde dehydrogenase family protein: MTLMDTEHTTWTKQYINGQWVEGSGEKTMENINPYTGEVIATWRSSNKKDIDKAYESAQKNSIEWAKSLPAEKEEVLRKVSSLMAERKEEIIQLLITESGSTRIKSEAEFAAAKRIVDEAASFPYRMKGEIIPSNTPGKENRVVREPKGVIGVIGPWNFPLHLCLRSVAPAIALGNGVVIKPASDTPITAGWLIADLFEQAGLPEGVLNVVAGSGSEIGDYFVAHPVPKVISFTGSTEVGQGIGKLAGEHLKEMALELGGNNAMVVLEDADIERAAEAAIFGKFLHQGQICMALNRIIVHADIYDKFVDSFVAKTKNVQAGDPADAKTLVGPLIREKEVERLLELVNKSKAEGARLLLGGTSKGSVLSPTVLADVKSEQDIVQQELFGPVAVIMKAQDEQEAVRLANNTPYGLSGSVFTTDLNRGYQVAQRIESGMVHVNDQSVNDEAHVMFGGEKASGIGRFGGDWAIEKFTRTRWISIQHQYRDYPGVL, from the coding sequence ATGACTTTAATGGACACCGAACATACAACATGGACGAAACAATATATTAATGGCCAATGGGTAGAGGGCTCCGGCGAGAAAACAATGGAGAATATCAACCCTTATACGGGAGAAGTTATTGCCACGTGGCGCTCTTCCAATAAGAAAGACATAGATAAAGCTTACGAGTCGGCTCAGAAAAATTCGATAGAATGGGCGAAGTCTCTGCCCGCTGAGAAGGAAGAAGTATTGCGTAAAGTTTCTTCCCTGATGGCAGAGCGGAAAGAGGAAATCATTCAGCTGTTGATCACGGAATCCGGGAGTACCCGCATCAAATCGGAGGCGGAGTTCGCAGCTGCCAAACGCATTGTGGACGAAGCAGCCTCTTTTCCCTATCGGATGAAGGGTGAGATTATCCCGTCCAATACTCCTGGCAAAGAGAACCGTGTGGTTCGTGAACCCAAGGGAGTGATTGGTGTCATCGGACCATGGAATTTCCCTTTGCATCTATGCCTGCGATCCGTAGCTCCGGCGATTGCTCTTGGTAATGGTGTGGTTATTAAACCAGCATCGGACACTCCGATTACGGCAGGCTGGCTTATTGCCGATTTGTTTGAACAAGCTGGTCTGCCTGAGGGCGTACTGAATGTCGTTGCTGGAAGTGGCAGCGAGATCGGGGATTACTTTGTCGCTCATCCGGTTCCGAAAGTGATTTCATTTACGGGTTCCACAGAAGTTGGACAGGGGATCGGTAAATTGGCGGGTGAACATTTAAAAGAAATGGCACTGGAGCTAGGTGGTAATAACGCCATGGTTGTGCTGGAAGATGCGGATATTGAACGTGCTGCCGAAGCTGCGATCTTTGGCAAGTTTCTGCATCAGGGACAGATCTGCATGGCTCTGAATCGTATCATTGTGCATGCCGATATTTACGACAAATTCGTCGATTCATTTGTTGCCAAAACGAAGAATGTGCAGGCAGGTGATCCAGCGGATGCCAAAACACTGGTGGGTCCTCTCATTCGGGAAAAAGAGGTAGAACGATTACTGGAGCTTGTGAACAAATCCAAAGCTGAAGGAGCGCGGTTATTGCTCGGAGGAACCAGTAAAGGCAGTGTGTTGTCTCCTACTGTACTTGCCGATGTCAAATCTGAACAGGATATCGTGCAGCAGGAACTGTTTGGTCCAGTGGCAGTAATCATGAAGGCGCAGGATGAACAGGAAGCTGTACGTTTGGCGAATAATACTCCGTATGGACTTAGTGGTTCCGTATTCACCACAGATCTGAATCGAGGATATCAGGTTGCCCAGCGAATTGAGTCTGGCATGGTACATGTTAATGATCAGTCTGTGAACGATGAAGCACATGTGATGTTTGGCGGTGAGAAAGCATCGGGAATTGGACGCTTCGGCGGTGATTGGGCGATTGAGAAGTTTACACGTACGCGTTGGATCAGTATTCAGCACCAGTATCGGGATTATCCTGGAGTATTATAA